The Naumovozyma dairenensis CBS 421 chromosome 3, complete genome genome has a window encoding:
- the CGI121 gene encoding Cgi121p (similar to Saccharomyces cerevisiae CGI121 (YML036W); ancestral locus Anc_5.581) → MTLITIPQFPEYNVSITLFKDVTNSKVIRSHIADSKIAFLDAKLIVSTEQVYSAIYKALIENKYNRLRTKTILSECLFCLSPTSNIGDAFKKFGIKDDSKNVICLKVLSNGESLDDVNKEVLDVVDGTMIEFNDDNLKDMYDVTLVRKIYKLEKDFQPATTTELSRALVNAIQIRGL, encoded by the coding sequence ATGACTTTAATCACTATCCCACAATTCCCAGAATACAACGTTTCAATCACGTTATTCAAAGACGTGACGAATTCCAAAGTTATACGATCTCATATTGCTGATTCCAAAATTGCATTCCTAGATGCGAAATTAATCGTATCTACAGAACAAGTATACAGTGCCATATACAAAgcattaattgaaaataaatataataggTTGAGAACTAAGACTATCCTTTCTGAatgtttgttttgtttaAGTCCTACTTCCAATATTGGCGATGCCTTTAAGAAATTCGGTATTAAAGatgattcaaaaaatgTTATTTGTTTGAAAGTTTTGAGTAATGGTGAATCACTTGATGACGTTAATAAAGAGGTGCTTGATGTGGTTGATGGTACTATGATCGAAttcaatgatgataatttaaaGGATATGTATGATGTAACGTTAGTTAGAAAGATCTATAAGTTGGAAAAGGATTTTCAACCTGCAACAACTACAGAGCTATCACGGGCATTGGTAAATGCTATTCAAATTAGAGGTCTATGA
- the LFT1 gene encoding Lft1p (similar to Saccharomyces cerevisiae YML037C; ancestral locus Anc_5.582), whose product MEELLADIFNTNDVERKMLSDEDKTEPKDCNEGEDASLYKLLDEVSGGRKLMSFLFQHHDVTQDSFSTRSWYRRDNPIINKCYDIGEEWLEEEKYASNFQSGNNISMALPIDTPVLFAWSNKGTTTSNKLLKTKQAKGKEEAEDEEDVSRQPQKERKEESTNQKLFKLASIGLKEIVRERDLSSSEMYNTIQGKRQDSNNILIMTNSSTNVYSVGSQDTDKNTSVFGESTFKIDPLQKFVPRGISHTKNADKDGIDHKRTKHKSKGKSSFWFWSSHSKKKNESKGSRHTKDKKEKSPEKAKNGSVPVFALAENDDSENVIFNSEGQSFNEPNSDVKPHIMRQEPRISDNVSELENSKEENAVDDGYDGEGKKDDASESGSEDDFGDFEQGTVASNVNNVQESLESPSLPNSETISFGSTKYNSPSETPTLTETASPPSKPTKPIFPISHNLDTRINSISDFTPLQPKKR is encoded by the coding sequence ATGGAAGAATTATTAGctgatatatttaatacAAATGAcgttgaaagaaaaatgctATCTGATGAAGACAAGACTGAACCTAAAGATTGTAACGAAGGGGAAGATGCCAGTTTgtataaattattagatgaagTCAGCGGAGGTAGGAAATTAATgagttttcttttccaaCATCATGATGTAACACAGGATTCTTTCTCAACACGATCGTGGTATAGAAGAGATAATcctattattaataaatgttATGATATTGGAGAGGAATGgttggaagaagaaaaatacgCAAGTAATTTCCAAAgtggtaataatatatcaatGGCTCTTCCCATTGATACACCAGTATTATTTGCATGGAGTAATAAGGGGACGACTACGAGTAATAAACTactaaaaacaaaacaagcgaaaggaaaagaagaagcagaggatgaagaagatgtaTCACGACAGCCTCAGAAAGAGAGGAAGGAGGAAAGTACAAaccaaaaattatttaaattagCAAGTATTGGTCTTAAGGAAATAGTCCGAGAGCGGGATTTGTCCTCTTCTGAAATGTATAATACCATTCAGGGGAAACGACAagattctaataatatcttAATCATGACTAATTCATCTACCAATGTCTACTCTGTTGGAAGTCAGGATACTGACAAAAATACATCTGTATTCGGGGAATCCACATTTAAGATTGACCCTTTGCAAAAATTTGTTCCAAGAGGAATTTCACATACAAAGAATGCTGATAAGGATGGAATCGACCACAAGAGGACGAAGCATAAATCCAAGGGGAAAAGTAGTTTTTGGTTTTGGAGTAGCCATagtaagaagaagaatgaaAGTAAGGGTAGTCGGCATACGAAagataaaaaagaaaaatccCCAGAGAAGGCTAAAAATGGGAGTGTTCCAGTTTTTGCTCTTGCAGAAAATGACGATTCAGAAAATGTTATTTTCAATAGCGAGGGTCAGTCATTCAATGAACCAAATAGTGACGTTAAACCACATATTATGAGACAGGAACCTCGCATCAGCGATAACGTGAGTGAATTAGAGAActcaaaagaagaaaatgctGTGGATGATGGATATGACGGTGAAGGCAAGAAAGATGACGCTAGTGAAAGCGGAAGCGAAGATGATTTTGGTGACTTTGAACAAGGAACTGTGGCATCGAATGTAAATAATGTACAAGAAAGTCTAGAGTCACCCTCACTGCCTAATAGTGAGACGATTTCATTTGGTTCCACGAAGTATAACTCTCCTTCCGAGACACCGACCCTGACAGAGACAGCTAGTCCTCCATCGAAGCCAACGAAACCCATATTCCCCATTTCACATAATCTAGACACTCGAATCAACAGTATATCTGATTTTACGCCCTTGCAACCcaagaaaagataa
- the YMD8 gene encoding Ymd8p (similar to Saccharomyces cerevisiae YMD8 (YML038C); ancestral locus Anc_5.585), which produces MKTITLIYIAGWYFSAIALSLYNKWMFDPKNGLGVSYPILVTVFHQTILWILAFIYIKIENFNKRPKISLDDMENIPRASAPAPAPTTTTTTTTTNEHKNDWKFYLKYLIPTAVATAGDIGFSNVSFKFVPLTIYTTIKSSSIAFVLLFSCIFKIEKFHWKLSMIVSIMFIGVVMMVYKPNSTSNDEIDDYSALIFGAFLVLAAACLSGLRWVYTQLILRNKPEPSIESRSSSNQTSEVSDLRIQQRVTSSLKKRKTHPMYTIYQLAPIMGITLFITALIIEKPFPGIFQSNLFKVSPGVNDTITKFSICKGFILLIIPGICVFILTYCEFGILQHTKVLTMSIAGIIKEVLTIIFSMIVLGERLSGIYNWIGMTIVLLDVSYYNYFRYKQKIEQKYEHIGNDNVDDTNANDNSMTEQYASDSFIEEDDEGETSNQEEAEFVPYSITTDSVLQEYELHYVVSNKLPDAIATPSENKV; this is translated from the coding sequence ATGAAAACAATAACATTGATATATATTGCTGGATGGTATTTCAGCGCAATCGCATTATCActatataataaatggaTGTTTGATCCTAAAAATGGATTGGGTGTATCATACCCAATTCTGGTAACAGTGTTCCACCAAACGATTTTATGGATATTAGCATTCATATACATTAAGattgaaaactttaatAAGAGGccaaaaatatcattagaTGATATGGAAAATATACCGAGAGCATCAGCTCCAGCTCCAGCTCCAACGACGACGACGACgactactactactaatgaacataaaaatgattggaaattttatttgaaatatttgatcCCAACAGCAGTTGCAACAGCAGGTGATATCGGATTCAGTAACgtatcatttaaatttgtCCCATTGACAATATATACGACTATAAAGTCATCAAGTATCGCATTTGTCCTTTTATTCAGttgtattttcaaaattgaaaaatttcattggAAATTATCAATGATTGTATCCATTATGTTCATCGGTGTCGTAATGATGGTTTATAAACCAAATTCAACTAGTAAcgatgaaattgatgattatTCCGCTCTAATATTTGGAGCATTTCTAGTATTGGCAGCTGCTTGTCTATCTGGGTTAAGATGGGTATACACACAATTAATACTGAGGAACAAACCAGAGCCTTCCATCGAATCAAGGTCTTCATCCAATCAAACTTCTGAAGTATCCGATCTGCGGATACAGCAGAGAGTAACATCATcgttgaagaaaaggaaaacgCATCCTATGTATACCATTTATCAATTGGCTCCAATAATGGGTATAACGTTATTCATAACAGCAttaatcattgaaaaacCGTTCCCTGGAATATTTCAAtcaaatcttttcaaagtatCGCCCGGTGTCAATGATACCATAACAAAATTCTCGATATGTAAAGGTttcatattattgattataCCGGGAATATGCGTATTCATATTGACGTATTGtgaatttggaattttaCAACATACAAAAGTTCTAACTATGTCCATTGCGGGTATAATTAAAGAAGTGTTAACTATTATATTTAGTATGATTGTCTTGGGAGAAAGATTAAgtggaatatataattggATTGGTATGACAATTGTCCTTTTGGATGTTtcatattataattatttcaGGTATAAACAGaaaattgaacaaaaatatgaaCATATTGGCAATGATAATGTAGATGATACGAATGCTAATGACAATAGCATGACCGAACAATATGCTAGTGATTCATTTATTGAAGAGGACGATGAAGGGGAAACGAGTaatcaagaagaagctgAGTTTGTCCCATATTCCATAACGACAGATTCTGTCTTACAAGAATATGAATTGCATTATGTTGTTTCAAACAAATTACCAGATGCCATCGCAACTCCAAGTGAAAACAAAGTATGA